In Tsuneonella sp. CC-YZS046, the genomic window CAGCACCGGCACGAAGGCCTGCGCCAGCGTGCCCTTGCGGATCAGCGCCTTGAGCTGCTCGGGGGAAGGCGGATTGCCTTCGAGATAGGCTTCCATCGCCTCATCGTCCTGCTCGACGGCAAGCTCGATCAGCTTCTCGCGATATTCGGCGGCCTTGTCCTTCAGATCCTCGGGAACATCGACATATTCGAACTCGGCGCCGAGGCTCTCGTCCTTCCAGACGATGCCGCGGTCGTTGACGAGGTCGACCAGGCCGACGAAGTCGCTCTCCGCGCCGATCGGGAGATACAGCACCAGCGGCGTCGCGCCGAGGCGGTCGATGATCGTCTGCACGCAATAATAGAAATTCGCGCCGGTGCGGTCGAGCTTGTTGATGTAGCACATGCGCGGCACGCCGTATTTGTCGGCCTGGCGCCACACGGTTTCGGACTGCGGCTCCACGCCCGCGACCCCGTCGAACGCGGCCACCGCGCCGTCGAGCACGCGCAGCGAGCGCTCCACCTCGATGGTGAAGTCCACGTGGCCCGGGGTGTCGATGATGTTCAGGCGGTGATCGTTCCAGAAGCAGGTCGTCGCGGCCGAGGTGATGGTGATGCCGCGTTCCTGTTCCTGCTCCATCCAGTCCATCGTCGCGGCGCCGTCATGCACTTCGCCGATCTTGTAGGACTTGCCGGTGTAATAGAGGATGCGCTCGGTCGTGGTGGTCTTGCCGGCGTCGATATGCGCCATGATACCGAAATTCCGGTATTTTTCGAGCGGATGGCTGCGGGCCATGATAGTTTCCTTCGGGTCATGAGCGAGGCCGGTGCGCGGCCCCCGCCCATAGGTTTAAATTCGTGACAGCCGTGTGACTTACCACCGATAGTGGCTGAACGCGCGGTTGGCGTCGGCCATGCGATGGGTATCTTCCCGCTTCTTGACCGCGTTGCCGCGATTGTTCGCCGCATCCATCAGCTCGCCCGAAAGGCGGGCGGACATGGTGGTTTCGGCGCGGCCGCGCGCGGCGTTGATCAGCCAGCGGATGGCGAGAGCCTGGGCGCGCTCGGGGCGAACCTCGACCGGCACCTGATAGGTGGCGCCGCCGACGCGGCGGCTGCGGACCTCGATCTGCGGCTTCACATTGTTCAGCGCATCGTGGAACAGCTGGATCGGATCGGACTTCGCCCGCGATTCCATGGTTTCCAGCGCGCCGTAGACGATGCGTTCGGCAACGGACTTCTTCCCGTCCAGCATGAGGTTGTTCATGAACTTGGACAGAACCTGATCTCCGAACTTCGGATCGGGCAGGATTTCCCGCTTTTCGGGACGACGACGACGTGACATTTCCTCGAACTCCTCTGGAGTTTGGGGCGGTTCCCGCCCTCTCCCCCTCCCAGCCACCCGATAGCGCGATCGGGGATCATCGGGTGGCTGGGAGGGGGAGCGGGCCGGTGCCGCAAGCCTTCGACGGATGTCGAAGGCGCACCCAACTAAAACCTTACTTCGGCCGCTTGGCGCCGTATTTCGAACGGCTCTGCTTGCGATCCTTGACGCCCTGCGTATCGAGCACGCCGCGCAGCACGTGATAGCGCACGCCCGGAAGGTCGCGCACACGGCCGCCGCGGATCAGCACAACGGAGTGCTCCTGCAGGTTGTGGCCCTCGCCCGGGATGTAGGAGATGACCTCGCGCTGGTTGGTCAGGCGAACCTTCGCCACCTTGCGCAGAGCGGAGTTCGGCTTCTTCGGCGTCGTGGTGTAGACGCGAGTGCAAACGCCGCGCTTCTGCGGGTTCTGGTCCATCGCAGGAACCTTGCTCTTGGCCTTCTGCGGTTCGCGGCCCTTGCGGACCAGCTGGTTGATCGTTGGCATGAGTTACTCTTCACCATGGTTGATGGCGGCACCTACAGGGTGAAGAGTGAAAGACCGTGCGCCCATCCGTCATTCCCGCCACGGCGGGAATCGCGGCCGCCGGCAGCGGCCCGGACAGGCGAGTCTGAAACGCTCCACCCGGCCGGAACGCCGGGTTACTTTGACGGCTGCCCAATGGAAAAAGGGCCTGGCGAAACGCCCGAGGCCCCATGGACAAGACCGGCAATGTTCAGCTCGTATTCCGTCGGCGCCAAGCGGACTCGGCACCGGCTCGGCCGGCCCTTTAGGACAATGTCGGATTCGGGTCAAGAATGTCCGGAAGCATTCGCCCATTCCGCCGCGCGGCCGCGCGGCACGGCAAACGCCGCCTTGCCATCCGCCGCGCCCGCCTTACTAACGGACGCCATCATAGAGAGGGAAATTCCCGAAAGCAGAGGCATGGCAGGCGTATGAGCGAGATTCTGCAGTTGAACGACGGCTGGGCCATGCCGCAGCTGGGCCTTGGCCTGATGCGCTTCGGCGAGGAAGGCCAGACCGCCGCGGTGATCGGCCGGGCCGTCGATGCCGGCTATCGCCTGCTCGACACCGCCGCCGTCTACGGCACCGAGCAGCAGACCGGCGAT contains:
- the rpsG gene encoding 30S ribosomal protein S7; its protein translation is MSRRRRPEKREILPDPKFGDQVLSKFMNNLMLDGKKSVAERIVYGALETMESRAKSDPIQLFHDALNNVKPQIEVRSRRVGGATYQVPVEVRPERAQALAIRWLINAARGRAETTMSARLSGELMDAANNRGNAVKKREDTHRMADANRAFSHYRW
- the rpsL gene encoding 30S ribosomal protein S12; translation: MPTINQLVRKGREPQKAKSKVPAMDQNPQKRGVCTRVYTTTPKKPNSALRKVAKVRLTNQREVISYIPGEGHNLQEHSVVLIRGGRVRDLPGVRYHVLRGVLDTQGVKDRKQSRSKYGAKRPK